One genomic segment of Terriglobia bacterium includes these proteins:
- a CDS encoding M56 family metallopeptidase: protein MSFALSIIARSSLILIGAAMACLALRRASAAKRHAVWVLAIAGALLLPPAVAILPQLQLPVLPAAERGVQQGTPATHLTVVGAESGFKRPVGYSTTAVLGVLWGAGLGFFLTRFLAGLLGVLRLAGTVDAEDETWQELVGEVSRCLGSGKQVRLLFSEMEVAPMTWGFRRHRILLPASAREWRPERRRLVLAHELAHVKRSDGVVHLFVQLACSVYWFNPLIWFAARSARIERERACDDQVLNLGGAAEDYAEHLVQIVRGLQVRKSLGFTAMAMAQPSQLEARLVSLLDSRARRRAMSTTGLVTLSLLTALITIGVASINLTGAVPLPPRVVAVPKPVPPPEPETETPPVPSQRTHIGDNATVTTSTVTPPQVIESTGPLYAAIEGIVTLEASVDIQGHIKTLRVLKGITDTINQRAIDAVMNWRFAPAFKDGLPVAAITQIDVEFKLPPDAAQPLRMGPDIKPPTVVSRVEPQYGAEARAAKVQGTVVLEVVIHKEGTVDIRRVVHSLGYGLDASAIEALKQWVFKPATKDGVPVDVAINVEVNFNLR, encoded by the coding sequence ATGAGTTTCGCTCTCAGTATCATTGCCAGGTCCAGCCTCATCCTGATAGGCGCGGCCATGGCGTGTCTTGCCTTGCGCCGTGCATCCGCCGCGAAACGTCACGCAGTATGGGTCCTTGCGATCGCCGGCGCGCTCCTGCTTCCGCCGGCGGTGGCGATTCTGCCGCAGCTTCAATTGCCTGTCCTGCCCGCAGCTGAAAGAGGCGTGCAACAGGGCACACCGGCAACACACCTAACGGTTGTGGGGGCTGAATCGGGATTCAAGCGCCCGGTTGGATACTCTACGACGGCGGTATTGGGCGTGTTATGGGGAGCCGGACTGGGCTTCTTTCTCACGAGGTTCCTCGCAGGTCTGTTGGGAGTGTTGCGGCTGGCTGGAACCGTGGATGCCGAAGACGAAACGTGGCAGGAGCTTGTCGGTGAAGTGTCGCGCTGTTTGGGTTCCGGCAAGCAGGTACGGCTTTTGTTCAGCGAGATGGAAGTCGCGCCGATGACGTGGGGGTTCCGGCGGCATAGGATTCTTCTGCCTGCGAGCGCCCGCGAGTGGCGGCCCGAGCGGAGGCGCCTGGTTCTGGCACATGAACTTGCGCACGTGAAACGAAGCGATGGAGTTGTTCATTTGTTCGTCCAGCTCGCTTGCAGCGTCTATTGGTTCAATCCCCTGATCTGGTTTGCAGCGCGCAGCGCGCGCATCGAACGCGAGCGGGCCTGCGACGATCAGGTGTTGAATCTCGGCGGTGCGGCCGAAGACTACGCGGAACATCTGGTTCAAATCGTTCGAGGGCTCCAGGTTCGAAAATCACTCGGGTTTACCGCAATGGCGATGGCTCAGCCGTCTCAGCTCGAGGCGAGGCTGGTTTCACTCCTGGATTCGCGAGCCCGCCGCCGGGCAATGTCGACAACCGGCCTGGTTACTCTCTCTTTATTAACAGCTTTGATAACGATCGGAGTTGCGTCGATAAACCTGACCGGAGCGGTTCCATTGCCTCCGCGAGTTGTGGCGGTCCCGAAGCCTGTTCCGCCGCCTGAGCCGGAAACAGAAACGCCGCCCGTCCCTTCACAACGGACCCACATTGGAGACAATGCCACCGTTACGACCAGCACGGTCACCCCGCCGCAGGTGATCGAGTCCACCGGACCTTTATATGCAGCGATCGAGGGTATTGTGACGCTTGAAGCATCGGTGGATATTCAAGGCCACATCAAGACGTTGCGAGTGCTGAAGGGGATAACCGACACGATAAATCAGAGAGCTATCGATGCCGTGATGAACTGGAGATTCGCGCCAGCATTCAAGGACGGCCTGCCCGTTGCGGCGATAACGCAGATCGATGTGGAATTCAAGTTGCCGCCAGATGCGGCACAGCCACTTCGTATGGGCCCTGATATCAAGCCGCCTACCGTCGTTTCAAGAGTTGAGCCTCAATATGGAGCGGAGGCCCGGGCTGCTAAGGTTCAAGGAACCGTAGTGTTGGAGGTTGTTATCCACAAAGAGGGGACGGTTGATATTCGCCGTGTGGTCCACAGCCTCGGCTACGGTCTCGATGCAAGTGCTATTGAGGCGCTGAAGCAATGGGTTTTCAAGCCTGCGACAAAAGACGGTGTGCCGGTGGATGTAGCCATCAATGTCGAAGTGAATTTCAATTTGCGATAG
- a CDS encoding BlaI/MecI/CopY family transcriptional regulator has product MKTPHAALSRRERQIMDVLYRKESATAAEVMESLPDPPGYSAVRALLRILEQKGHIRHEERAGKYVFMPTMQREKAKRSALRHLVQTFFDGSPEDAVAALLDSSSSRLSEPELDRLQQLIDKARKGGKK; this is encoded by the coding sequence ATGAAGACACCACACGCTGCCTTAAGCCGCCGTGAACGCCAGATCATGGATGTTCTCTATCGCAAAGAATCTGCGACGGCAGCGGAAGTGATGGAGAGCCTGCCGGACCCGCCGGGTTATTCGGCGGTAAGGGCGCTTTTGCGGATTCTCGAACAGAAGGGTCATATCCGGCATGAAGAGCGGGCAGGGAAGTATGTCTTCATGCCGACGATGCAACGGGAGAAGGCCAAGCGCTCGGCGCTGCGTCACCTGGTGCAGACATTTTTCGACGGTTCGCCGGAAGACGCCGTTGCAGCGTTGCTCGATTCGTCGTCGTCCAGGCTATCGGAGCCGGAGCTGGATCGTCTACAGCAGCTGATCGACAAGGCTCGTAAAGGAGGCAAAAAATGA